Below is a window of Streptomyces genisteinicus DNA.
CCGTACGGCGCATCAGCGGCCTGAGCAGGGGAGCCACCGCCCGGGCGGCCGCGAATCCGGGCCGCTCCGACGTGGCGATCACCGCTTCCGTCACGGCGGTACGCGGATTGCCCCCCGCGTCCGGACCCAGGGGAGTGGCATGGGTCTCCACCACCGAGCCCACCCCCTCGCCCTCGGTGATGTGCATGACCACCGTGCGGGGCTCGGGCGTGGTGAACACCGCGCGGACCGGCACCACGGCACGGCCCGCCACCTTGAAGGCGACGTCCACGGCGAAGCCGTCCGCGACGTCCGACGCCTGGTCACCGGTCTGCCCGCGCACCGTGAGATCGACGAACGAGTAGGGGTGGAACCACGCGCCGTGCCAGGGGTCGAGACGGTTCGCGACGACGTCCTCGGGCTCGCAGGTGCCGACGGTCGTGTACACGGCCGCCACCGAGCGCGCCGGGTCCGGCCGTGCGGGCAGCACCGGCTCCTCCAGCGGCGGCTCGCCGCCCGGGCCGTCCAGACGCACCCACACCAGCACACCGTCGTCGTGCACCGGGTACGGGGCCCAGCCCGCGAACGGCCCGCCGTCCAGCGCCAGTCCGTGCCAGTGGCACACCAGGGTCCCGCAGACCACGGGGCTCTCCCGGAGCGGGGCGCCGAGATGCGGACACGCTCCGGGGCCGGCGACGAGGCGGCCGGCCGCGTTCCTCCAGACGACCACCTCGCGCCCGGCCACGGTCCGGCCGAGCGGCGCGCCGTCCCCGATCGCGGTGCTCGCCGCGAGTACGTACCAGTTGCCCGAAGGCTGAGCGTGCGCCCACGCGAGGGCCTGGGCGATCACGGCGGGCCTCGCCTCCCGCCAGGTCGCGCCCTGCCGGTGCCAGGGGACCGGCCTCCGCAGCCGCAGGGGCACCCGGTCCCGCAGACCGCGCCGCGCGCGCGGCGCCGGCGGCTGCCGCCGCGGTCGCGGTTCCTGTGGACCCGTTCCCCCGCCTGGCGGTCGCGGTTCCTCCCGCTCCGCCACTCCGCGCGGCGGTCCCTGCTCCTGCCGTTCCGCCGTCACCTCGTCCTGCGGGACCGGCTTCCGGAGTTCCGTCTCCTCGTCCCGTACGACGGCCTCCCGCTGCTCCGTCCTCTCGGCGCGCAAAGCCTGCTCCGTCCCCTCGGCGCGCAGGAGCGGTTCCTGCCGTTCCGTCATCCCGTGCTCCTCTTCTCCGCGGCCACGGCCGCCGTGCCCCGCGCCGCCGCAGGGGCGCCGCCGGGGCGTCCCGCGGCGGCACGGCCGGCCCGGACGGTGACGGAGCCGGCCACCGCCGCCAGGGCCAGGGCGGCCCTGCGCCGCCGGGAGACCACCGCGCGGCGGTGCAGCACCCGGAAGCCGTCCGACTCGATGGCCCCGAGGATGTCCTGGTACAGCGTGAAGGCCGTCCGCATGCAGGGGCGTGCCACGGGATCCAGCATGGCCAGCCCCGGTTCGGCCTCCCGGTAGACGTCCCGCGTCAGGGTGATGCCCGCCCGGAGCGCTGCCCGGATGCGCGGGTCGTCGCGCCCCGAACGCCGGCTCCAGGCCAGCAGGCCGCGGTCCACGCCGTGCGCCGCCAGCAGATCCTGCGGCAGATAGACCCGCCCGCGGTCCAGGTCCTCGCCGACGTCCCGCAGGAAGTTGGTGAGCTGGAAGGCGATCCCGAGCGCAGCCGCGTGCGGCGCCGCCTCGGCGCGGGGGACCACCGTGCCGAGCACCGGCAGCATCTGGAGGCCGATCACCGCGGCCGAACCGTGCATGTACCGCGCGAGATGCTCGTAGGTCGGGTACTCCGTGACGTCCAGGTCGCTCGCCATGGACTCCATGAAGTCCGCGAAGTACGCCGGGTCGATGTCGTACCGCGCCGCCGTGTGCACCAGGGCCCGGATCACCGGCTCCTCGCTGCGGCCGGTCCGCAGACCGGTGTCCATCCGCTCCCGCAGCCCGCGCAGGGCCCGCTCGCGTTCCGCCCGCGACGCCGAGCTGTCGAGGTCGTCGACGATGTCGTCGGCCCACCGGGCGAATCCGTACAGGGCGTGCACGGCGGGCCGGCGCCCGACGGGCAGGAAGCGGGCGGCGAGGAAGTACGTCCGGCCGTGGCGCGCGTTGAGACGCCGGCAGATCGCGTAGGCCGCGCGCAGTTCCGGGTCGTCGATGCCGGCGGCGTCCAGCTCGCGGCGCGTCATGACGCACCCGGCCCGGTCGCGGCGGCACGCGGGGCGGCCGCCGCCGCCCGCCGGACCCCGCGGCCGCCGCCGGTGATCCGGGCGGCGGCGAGCTTCCCGGAGATCAGCACCGTGGGCACCCCGACCCCGGGCGTGGTGCCGCAGCCCGCGATCACCGCGTTGCCGGTGCCGCGGACCATGTTGCGCGGCCGGAACGGGCCCGTCTGCGCGAACGTGTGCGCGGCGGAGAACGGTGTCCCCGCCGCGTGGCCCTGGGCGCTCCAGTCGGCCGGGGTGACGAGGCACTCCTGCTCGATCGACGACGCGATCCCGTCGAGACCGCGCTTGTCGAGCACCGTCAGCAGGCTGTCCCGGTAGCCGGGCGCCAGATCGCGCCACTCGCGGGCCCCGGGCCCGATGTCGGTGTTGGGGCAGGGGGCGAGGATGTAGTGCAGGTGCTTTCCCTCCGGCGCGAGCGACGGGTCGTGGGCCGTGGGCCGGGTGATGAGGAGCGACGGATCGCTCATGAGGTCCCCCTGCCGGGTGAGTTCGCGGAACGTGCTCCGCCAGGCTGCGCCGAAGGAGATCGTGTGATGGGCGAGCTGCGGCCACGTCCGGTCCGTCCCCGCGTGCAGCACCACGGCGGACGGGGAGTGGCGCAGGGCGGCGGGCCGGCGCGGCGCCCGGCCGAGCAGGCGGTGGACGACCGGCAGATCCGGCGTCAGCACCACGGCGTCGCAGGCGATGCGGTCGCCGTCGGTCGTGTGCACGGCCGTGATCCGCTCGCCCCTGCGCTCCAGCCGCGCGACTTCGGTACTCCAGCGGAACTCCGCTCCCGCCCCGGCGGCGGACTCGGCCATGGCGCGCGGCAGGGCGTGCATCCCGCCCCGCGGGAAGTACACACCGGCCACCGTGTCCATGTACGCGATCACCGCGTACGCGGCCAGGGCCCGTTCGGGAGCCACCCCGGCGTACAGCGCCTGGAAGGAGAACACGCGGCGCAGCCTCTCGTCCGAGAGGAAGCGCCCGATCCGCGGATCCAGCCGGCCGAAGGCGCCCAGCCGGGCCAGCCGCAGCAGATCGGGGCGCAGCAGCTGGAAGGGCGAGTCGAAGTTGCTGTCGATGAACCGCCGCATCTGCGCGGCGTACAGATCGGTGAGCCACCGGCGCAGCCGCCGGTATCCCGCGGCCTCGCGGTCCCCGGCGAAGCGCCGGACCTCCTCCTCCATCGCCTCCGCCCCGGTGTGCACGTCGAGCCGGGAGCCGTCGGCGAAGTGCGCCCGGTAGGCGGGGTGCAGCTCCACGAGGTCGACCCGGTCGGCGAGCCGGTCGCCGACCGCGGCGAACGCCTCGTCGGCGATCTCCGGCATGGTCAGCACGGTCGGGCCGCTGTCGACGCGGTAGCCGCCCATCTCGAAACGCCCCGCTCGTCCGCCCGGCAGCGCGTCGCGCTCGACGACGGTGACGCGACGCCCCGCCCCCAGCAGGTGCAGCGCCGCGGACAGGCCCGACAGGCCCGCCCCCACGACCACCACATGGTCGGTGGGACCCTGGACGGTCTTCACGTGTGCTCTCCCCTCACGAACGACATGCTTTCCGGACGGCTCGCCGCGGCGTGACCGGGTGATCGGGCCGGCGGACCTCCGACCGCGGTGCCCAGCAGCCCGGACACGGCGTCGGCGACGGAGGCGGGCAGCGGGACACGGGCCAGGTGCTCCCGCCCGCGGCGGACGAGACGGTCGATCTCCGCCTCCGTGGCACCCCGGGCGCCGGAGCCCTCCAGCACGTCGCGCACCCGCCGCATGTCCTCCTCGCCGAGGCCGGGCTCGCCGACGGCCCGCTGGAGCAGCCGCAGGGAGTCCGTGTCACCGGACCGCTCCAGGCGCGCCCGGGCGACAGCCGTCAGATAGGTGGGCTTGCCGCCGCGGATGTCCTCACCGGACGGCTTGCCGGTGACGGCGGGGTCGCCGAATACCCCCAGCAGGTCGTCGCGGAGCTGGAACGCCACCCCGGCGCAGCGCCCGGCGGCGCCGAGCGCGGCCGCGTCGCGGCCGTCCATCCCGGCGAGCGCCGCGCCCAGCGCCAGCGGCCGCTCCACCGTGTACAGAGCCGTCTTCAGCAGGGCGATGCGCAGGGCCTGTTCGGGCGAGGCCGCGCCCTGCTGGGCGCGCATGTCCAGGTACTGGCCGGCGACCATCTCCTGGCGCATCCGGCGCCACTGGACGAGCAGGGACGACTGCGCCGCGCACTGTGCCCCGGTGTCGGCGGCCAGGTCGTCGGCCCAGGCCAGCGCAAGGTCACCGGCGAGGATCGCGGCGGCCCGGCCGTAGCCCCCGTGGTCGCCGCCCGTACCGGACGCGGCGCGCAGGTCCGCGAAGTCCACGTGCAGCGTCGGGGCGCCGCGGCGCAGCGGCGAGCCGTCCATGACGTCGTCGTGGATCAGCGCGCACGCCTGGATGAGCTCCAGCGCGGAACCCAGGCGCAGCGCGGCCCGTGCTTCCGCAGTCCCGGGGGAGCCGCCGCCCGCCCGCCATCCCCACCAGGCGAAGCGGGCGCGCAGCCGCTTGCCGCCGCGCAGCACCAGGGACCGCACCCGCGCCGCCACCTCGTGCGCGAACACCGGGTCGACACCGGCCGCCTCGGTCACCCGCTCGTCCAGGTAGGCCCGCAGCACCTGCTCCACGGCCCGCGACGTGTCGGTGTCGGGGTCAGGCGCGGGCGCGGCGGCGGGCGGCGCGAACGCGTCGCCGCCGGAGCCGGACTCCCGCCCGCAGGGGCCCGGGGGCCCGTCCAGCCCGGCGGGCTCCGTGCGGGTCCCGCCGCCGGCGAGCACGTCCGGCGGCGCGCCGCCCGTCACGCCGTCCCGGCCCGGACGCTGCGGGGGCCGACCTGTCGGGACCGGAGTGCGCGCC
It encodes the following:
- a CDS encoding DUF5914 domain-containing protein, whose protein sequence is MRDRVPLRLRRPVPWHRQGATWREARPAVIAQALAWAHAQPSGNWYVLAASTAIGDGAPLGRTVAGREVVVWRNAAGRLVAGPGACPHLGAPLRESPVVCGTLVCHWHGLALDGGPFAGWAPYPVHDDGVLVWVRLDGPGGEPPLEEPVLPARPDPARSVAAVYTTVGTCEPEDVVANRLDPWHGAWFHPYSFVDLTVRGQTGDQASDVADGFAVDVAFKVAGRAVVPVRAVFTTPEPRTVVMHITEGEGVGSVVETHATPLGPDAGGNPRTAVTEAVIATSERPGFAAARAVAPLLRPLMRRTAGRLWRDDLAYAERRWALRSTGRFPG
- a CDS encoding phytoene desaturase gives rise to the protein MKTVQGPTDHVVVVGAGLSGLSAALHLLGAGRRVTVVERDALPGGRAGRFEMGGYRVDSGPTVLTMPEIADEAFAAVGDRLADRVDLVELHPAYRAHFADGSRLDVHTGAEAMEEEVRRFAGDREAAGYRRLRRWLTDLYAAQMRRFIDSNFDSPFQLLRPDLLRLARLGAFGRLDPRIGRFLSDERLRRVFSFQALYAGVAPERALAAYAVIAYMDTVAGVYFPRGGMHALPRAMAESAAGAGAEFRWSTEVARLERRGERITAVHTTDGDRIACDAVVLTPDLPVVHRLLGRAPRRPAALRHSPSAVVLHAGTDRTWPQLAHHTISFGAAWRSTFRELTRQGDLMSDPSLLITRPTAHDPSLAPEGKHLHYILAPCPNTDIGPGAREWRDLAPGYRDSLLTVLDKRGLDGIASSIEQECLVTPADWSAQGHAAGTPFSAAHTFAQTGPFRPRNMVRGTGNAVIAGCGTTPGVGVPTVLISGKLAAARITGGGRGVRRAAAAAPRAAATGPGAS
- a CDS encoding phytoene/squalene synthase family protein; the encoded protein is MTRRELDAAGIDDPELRAAYAICRRLNARHGRTYFLAARFLPVGRRPAVHALYGFARWADDIVDDLDSSASRAERERALRGLRERMDTGLRTGRSEEPVIRALVHTAARYDIDPAYFADFMESMASDLDVTEYPTYEHLARYMHGSAAVIGLQMLPVLGTVVPRAEAAPHAAALGIAFQLTNFLRDVGEDLDRGRVYLPQDLLAAHGVDRGLLAWSRRSGRDDPRIRAALRAGITLTRDVYREAEPGLAMLDPVARPCMRTAFTLYQDILGAIESDGFRVLHRRAVVSRRRRAALALAAVAGSVTVRAGRAAAGRPGGAPAAARGTAAVAAEKRSTG
- a CDS encoding polyprenyl synthetase family protein; this encodes MTGGAPPDVLAGGGTRTEPAGLDGPPGPCGRESGSGGDAFAPPAAAPAPDPDTDTSRAVEQVLRAYLDERVTEAAGVDPVFAHEVAARVRSLVLRGGKRLRARFAWWGWRAGGGSPGTAEARAALRLGSALELIQACALIHDDVMDGSPLRRGAPTLHVDFADLRAASGTGGDHGGYGRAAAILAGDLALAWADDLAADTGAQCAAQSSLLVQWRRMRQEMVAGQYLDMRAQQGAASPEQALRIALLKTALYTVERPLALGAALAGMDGRDAAALGAAGRCAGVAFQLRDDLLGVFGDPAVTGKPSGEDIRGGKPTYLTAVARARLERSGDTDSLRLLQRAVGEPGLGEEDMRRVRDVLEGSGARGATEAEIDRLVRRGREHLARVPLPASVADAVSGLLGTAVGGPPARSPGHAAASRPESMSFVRGEHT